A window of the Streptomyces griseochromogenes genome harbors these coding sequences:
- a CDS encoding nuclear transport factor 2 family protein encodes MAEHPHATLVRKSYDAFFHADLDALRELMTADATQHVPGSHPVSGDFKGQDAVIGMYRRLFQETGGSLRADLRDVFVDGRGHAVALHHITAEREGRRYHEDGCLVFRIVGDKITDIDQCVPDIDLDNAFWG; translated from the coding sequence ATGGCTGAACATCCGCATGCGACGTTGGTCCGTAAGAGTTACGACGCCTTCTTCCATGCCGACCTGGACGCCCTGCGCGAGCTGATGACGGCGGACGCCACCCAGCACGTGCCCGGCAGTCACCCGGTCTCCGGTGACTTCAAGGGCCAGGACGCGGTCATCGGCATGTATCGCCGGCTCTTCCAGGAGACGGGTGGCAGTCTGCGCGCCGACCTGCGCGACGTGTTCGTCGACGGCCGGGGCCATGCCGTCGCCCTGCACCACATCACGGCGGAGCGGGAGGGCAGGCGGTATCACGAGGACGGGTGCCTCGTCTTCCGGATCGTCGGGGACAAGATCACCGACATCGACCAGTGCGTACCGGACATCGACCTGGACAACGCGTTCTGGGGGTGA
- a CDS encoding arylamine N-acetyltransferase family protein, with the protein MNSSQIDAYLRRLGAERPQRPTAEALRELHLLHLRTVPFENLSIHLGEEIVLEEKRLLDKVVEARRGGFCYELNGAFGALLAALGYEVELLAARVYGDEGRLGIPYDHLALRVRTEDGGDWLADVGFGAHSHFPLAFAERGEQADPCGTFRVAEAGPDAAGVRDGGGGAAGAVDLDVVRDGRPEYRLERRPRVLGDFVSGAWWHSTSPQSHFTRSLVCSRVTEDGGRITLSGRKLTTTAAGGRKETRELGTDEEVLAVYRERFGIGLSSVPAVRNRDRDDRRPGGSPPNSTATTSP; encoded by the coding sequence ATGAACTCAAGCCAGATCGACGCCTATCTCCGCCGGCTCGGGGCCGAGCGCCCGCAGCGGCCCACCGCCGAGGCGCTGCGCGAGCTGCACCTGCTCCATCTGCGGACCGTCCCCTTCGAGAACCTGTCGATCCACCTCGGTGAGGAGATCGTGCTGGAGGAGAAGCGGTTGCTGGACAAGGTGGTCGAGGCCCGACGGGGTGGCTTCTGCTACGAACTCAACGGCGCGTTCGGGGCGTTGCTCGCCGCCCTCGGCTACGAGGTCGAGTTGCTCGCGGCGCGGGTGTACGGGGACGAGGGGCGGCTCGGGATCCCGTACGACCACCTCGCGCTGCGGGTACGGACGGAGGACGGCGGTGACTGGCTGGCCGATGTCGGGTTCGGGGCGCACAGCCACTTTCCGCTGGCGTTCGCGGAGCGCGGGGAGCAGGCGGACCCCTGCGGGACGTTCCGGGTGGCGGAGGCCGGCCCGGACGCGGCCGGCGTGCGCGACGGCGGGGGCGGCGCGGCCGGGGCGGTGGACCTGGACGTCGTACGGGACGGCAGGCCGGAGTACCGGCTGGAGCGGCGGCCCCGGGTGCTCGGGGACTTCGTGTCCGGGGCCTGGTGGCACAGCACCTCGCCGCAGTCGCACTTCACCCGGTCCCTGGTGTGTTCACGGGTGACCGAGGACGGAGGACGGATCACGCTCAGCGGGCGGAAGTTGACCACGACGGCGGCCGGCGGAAGGAAGGAGACACGGGAACTGGGCACCGACGAGGAGGTGCTGGCGGTGTACCGAGAGCGATTCGGGATCGGGCTGAGCTCCGTACCGGCCGTGCGAAACCGGGACCGGGACGACCGGCGGCCCGGCGGCTCACCGCCGAACTCCACCGCGACGACTTCACCGTGA
- the lepA gene encoding translation elongation factor 4, translating into MPATPNHVPEPSRTAPALIRNFCIIAHIDHGKSTLADRMLQLTGVVEQRQMRAQYLDRMDIERERGITIKSQAVRLPWAPTEGPDQGTTHILNMIDTPGHVDFTYEVSRSLAACEGTILLVDAAQGIEAQTLANLYLAMENDLTIIPVLNKIDLPAAQPEKFAEELANLVGCDPEDVLKVSAKTGLGVDALLNKVVKEIPAPVGVADAPARAMIFDSVYDSYRGVVTYVRVIDGQLNKRERIRMMSTGATHELLEIGVSSPEMLPADGLGVGEVGYLITGVKDVRQSKVGDTVTSQAKGATEALGGYKDPKPMVFSGLYPLDGSDYPELREALDKLQLNDAALVYEPETSAALGFGFRVGFLGLLHLDVIRERLEREFGLDLIATAPNVVYRVVMEDGTEYTVTNPSEFPEGKINEVFEPVVRATILAPTEFIGSIMELCQTRRGTLLGMDYLSEDRVEIRYTLPLAEIVFDFFDQLKSKTRGYASLDYEPTGEQTSSLVKVDILLHGDKVDAFSAITHKDAAYAYGVRLVAKLRELIPRQAFEVPIQAAIGSRVIARETIRAIRKDVLAKCYGGDISRKRKLLEKQKEGKKRMKMVGSVEVPQEAFIAVLSSDDSAGSAKSKK; encoded by the coding sequence GTGCCCGCGACCCCTAACCATGTGCCCGAGCCGAGCCGTACCGCCCCGGCTCTGATCCGCAATTTCTGCATCATCGCGCACATCGACCACGGCAAGTCCACGCTCGCCGACCGGATGCTCCAGCTGACCGGTGTGGTCGAGCAGCGGCAGATGCGTGCTCAGTACCTCGACCGGATGGACATCGAGCGCGAGCGCGGCATCACGATCAAGTCCCAGGCGGTGCGTCTGCCCTGGGCCCCGACCGAGGGCCCCGACCAGGGCACGACGCACATCCTCAACATGATCGACACCCCGGGGCACGTCGACTTCACCTACGAGGTCTCGCGGTCGCTGGCCGCCTGTGAGGGGACCATCCTCCTCGTCGACGCCGCCCAGGGAATCGAGGCGCAGACCCTCGCCAACCTCTACCTGGCGATGGAGAACGACCTCACGATCATCCCCGTACTGAACAAGATCGACCTGCCCGCGGCCCAGCCGGAGAAGTTCGCCGAGGAGCTGGCCAACCTCGTCGGCTGCGACCCGGAGGACGTTCTCAAGGTCTCCGCCAAGACCGGCCTCGGCGTGGACGCGCTGCTCAACAAGGTCGTCAAGGAGATCCCGGCGCCGGTCGGGGTCGCCGACGCGCCGGCCCGCGCGATGATCTTCGACTCGGTCTACGACTCCTACCGCGGTGTCGTGACGTACGTCCGTGTCATCGACGGCCAGCTCAACAAGCGCGAGCGCATCAGGATGATGTCGACCGGCGCGACCCACGAGCTGCTGGAGATCGGCGTCAGCTCACCGGAGATGCTTCCGGCGGACGGCCTCGGCGTCGGTGAGGTGGGTTACCTCATCACCGGTGTGAAGGACGTGCGCCAGTCCAAGGTCGGTGACACCGTCACCAGCCAGGCCAAGGGCGCCACCGAGGCGCTCGGCGGCTACAAGGACCCGAAGCCCATGGTCTTCTCGGGCCTGTATCCGCTGGACGGCTCCGACTACCCCGAGCTGCGCGAGGCCCTCGACAAGCTGCAGCTCAACGATGCCGCGCTGGTCTACGAGCCGGAGACCTCCGCCGCGCTCGGCTTCGGCTTCCGTGTCGGCTTCCTCGGTCTGCTGCACCTGGACGTGATCCGGGAGCGGCTGGAGCGCGAGTTCGGCCTCGACCTGATCGCCACCGCCCCCAACGTGGTCTACCGCGTGGTCATGGAGGACGGCACCGAGTACACGGTCACCAACCCGAGCGAGTTCCCCGAAGGCAAGATCAACGAGGTCTTCGAACCGGTCGTACGGGCCACCATTCTCGCGCCCACCGAGTTCATCGGCTCGATCATGGAGCTGTGCCAGACCCGGCGCGGCACCCTGCTCGGCATGGACTACCTCTCCGAGGACCGCGTCGAGATCCGCTACACGCTGCCCCTCGCGGAGATCGTCTTCGACTTCTTCGACCAGCTGAAGTCCAAGACCCGCGGCTACGCGTCCCTGGACTACGAGCCCACGGGCGAGCAGACCAGCTCCCTGGTCAAGGTCGACATCCTGCTGCACGGCGACAAGGTGGACGCCTTCTCGGCGATCACCCACAAGGACGCCGCGTACGCGTACGGGGTGCGGCTCGTCGCCAAGCTGCGCGAGCTCATCCCGCGGCAGGCCTTCGAGGTGCCGATCCAGGCCGCCATCGGCTCCCGGGTCATCGCCCGCGAGACCATCCGCGCCATCCGCAAGGACGTCCTCGCCAAGTGCTACGGCGGTGACATCTCCCGTAAGCGGAAGCTGCTGGAGAAGCAGAAGGAAGGCAAGAAGCGGATGAAGATGGTGGGTTCCGTGGAGGTTCCGCAGGAGGCCTTCATCGCGGTCCTGTCCAGCGATGACAGCGCGGGGTCGGCCAAGAGCAAGAAGTAA
- the holA gene encoding DNA polymerase III subunit delta, with protein sequence MARKTANDDPLAPVTVAVGQEDLLLDRAVQEVVAAARAADADTDVRDLTPDQVQPGTLAELTSPSLFAERKVVVIRNAQDLSADTIKDVKAYLGSPAEEITLVLLHAGGAKGKGLLDAARKAGAREVACPKMTKPADRLAFVRGEFRSFGRSATPEACQALVDAIGSDLRELASAVAQLVADVEGTIDEAVVGRYYTGRAEASSFTVADRAVEGRTAEALEALRWSLATGVAPVMITSALAQGVRAIGKLSSARGGRPADLARELGMPPWKIDRVRQQMRGWTPDGVAVALRAVAEADAGVKGGGDDPGYALEKAVVTVARAARSRGRA encoded by the coding sequence ATGGCCAGGAAGACTGCGAATGACGACCCTCTCGCCCCGGTGACCGTTGCCGTGGGCCAGGAGGACCTCCTGCTCGACCGTGCCGTGCAGGAGGTGGTGGCCGCCGCCAGGGCCGCCGACGCCGACACGGACGTACGAGACCTCACCCCGGACCAGGTACAGCCCGGCACACTCGCCGAGCTGACCAGTCCCTCGCTCTTCGCCGAGCGCAAGGTCGTGGTCATACGCAATGCGCAGGATCTGTCCGCCGACACGATCAAGGATGTGAAGGCCTACCTGGGGTCTCCCGCCGAGGAGATCACGCTGGTGCTGTTGCATGCGGGCGGTGCCAAGGGCAAGGGGCTGCTGGACGCCGCGCGCAAGGCGGGGGCGCGTGAGGTGGCCTGCCCGAAGATGACCAAGCCGGCGGACCGGCTGGCGTTCGTGAGAGGGGAGTTCCGCTCGTTCGGGCGGTCGGCCACGCCCGAGGCCTGCCAGGCCCTGGTCGACGCGATCGGCAGCGACCTGCGGGAGCTGGCGTCGGCGGTGGCGCAGCTCGTCGCCGACGTCGAGGGGACGATCGACGAGGCCGTCGTCGGGCGGTACTACACCGGGCGGGCCGAGGCATCCAGCTTCACCGTCGCCGACCGGGCCGTGGAGGGGCGTACCGCCGAGGCGCTGGAAGCGCTCAGGTGGTCGCTGGCGACCGGCGTCGCGCCGGTGATGATCACCAGTGCGCTCGCGCAGGGCGTGCGGGCGATCGGCAAGCTGTCGTCGGCGCGCGGCGGCCGGCCCGCCGACCTCGCGCGGGAACTGGGCATGCCGCCCTGGAAGATCGACCGGGTGCGGCAGCAGATGCGGGGCTGGACGCCCGACGGGGTCGCGGTGGCACTCAGAGCCGTCGCCGAGGCCGACGCGGGTGTGAAGGGCGGCGGCGACGACCCCGGGTACGCCCTGGAGAAGGCGGTCGTGACCGTCGCCCGGGCCGCACGCTCCAGGGGACGCGCCTAG
- the rpsT gene encoding 30S ribosomal protein S20, producing the protein MANIKSQIKRIKTNEKARLRNKAVKSSLKTAIRKAREAAAAGDTEKATELQRAAARALDKAVSKGVIHKNQAANKKSALASKVSSL; encoded by the coding sequence GTGGCGAACATCAAGTCCCAGATCAAGCGGATCAAGACCAACGAGAAGGCCCGGCTGCGCAACAAGGCCGTCAAGTCCTCTCTGAAGACCGCGATCCGCAAGGCCCGTGAGGCCGCTGCCGCGGGTGACACCGAGAAGGCCACCGAGCTGCAGCGCGCTGCCGCTCGTGCGCTCGACAAGGCCGTCTCCAAGGGCGTCATCCACAAGAACCAGGCCGCCAACAAGAAGTCGGCGCTTGCTTCCAAGGTCTCGTCCCTCTAG
- a CDS encoding DegV family protein translates to MSRHVAIVTDSTAYLPPLTMERHGITAVPLTVVLGDQALEEGTEISTRSLAQALQKRRPVTTSRPSPQVFAETYRRVAESGASGIVSLHLSAELSGTYDAAVLAAREAPVPVRVVDTGMVAMALGFCALAAAEAAEAGGTVDEAVTAAEKRAAGTSAYFYVDTLDYLRRGGRIGAAQALLGSALAVKPLLQLDGGRIELLEKVRTASKAIARLEEIAADRAGGAEVDIAVHHLAAPDRASALADRLRARVPGLADLYVSEVGAVIGAHTGPGLLGAVVSPR, encoded by the coding sequence ATGTCCCGCCATGTCGCGATCGTCACCGATTCAACGGCCTACCTGCCGCCGCTGACGATGGAGCGCCACGGCATCACAGCGGTGCCCCTGACCGTGGTCCTCGGTGACCAGGCGCTCGAAGAGGGTACCGAGATCTCGACCCGTTCCCTGGCCCAGGCACTGCAGAAACGGCGGCCGGTGACCACCTCCCGACCCAGCCCTCAGGTGTTCGCGGAGACCTACCGCAGGGTCGCCGAGTCCGGCGCGAGCGGCATCGTCTCCCTGCACCTGTCCGCGGAGCTGTCGGGCACCTACGACGCCGCGGTCCTCGCGGCGCGCGAGGCACCGGTTCCGGTGCGGGTGGTGGACACCGGGATGGTCGCGATGGCCCTGGGTTTCTGCGCGCTCGCCGCGGCCGAGGCCGCGGAGGCGGGCGGCACGGTGGACGAAGCCGTGACGGCCGCCGAGAAGCGGGCCGCGGGCACGTCAGCCTACTTCTACGTCGACACGCTCGACTATCTGCGCCGCGGCGGCCGCATCGGTGCCGCACAGGCCCTGCTCGGTTCCGCGCTGGCCGTCAAACCGCTGCTCCAGCTGGACGGCGGCCGTATCGAACTCCTCGAAAAGGTCCGCACGGCGTCCAAGGCGATCGCCCGCCTCGAGGAGATCGCCGCCGACCGGGCGGGTGGTGCCGAGGTCGACATCGCCGTGCACCACCTGGCCGCCCCCGACCGGGCCTCCGCCCTCGCCGACCGGCTGCGGGCGCGGGTGCCCGGACTGGCCGACCTGTATGTGAGCGAGGTCGGCGCGGTGATCGGGGCGCACACCGGGCCCGGGCTGCTGGGAGCGGTCGTCTCACCGCGCTGA
- a CDS encoding ComEC/Rec2 family competence protein, whose translation MSGAPDRELSRRGEAYAAWSSPTDQRPPAPADLRLVPPALAVWGTAALTVDAAPGWSVGIAIACLVAGVAVLSASRPERSRRSWARLGRLRAPIAAVLLCVAAAAASAGLHGADVRRGPVPELARRFATVTAEVELTGDPWLSRPRVRGDHAAPIAVLARAEVLRVEEGDGAGVRTRSPVLVVVDADVPGPRAPPTADASAAPAPPGPRGARPAWLGLLPSTRLRVHARLAPALTGGDRTAAVLRVRSEPAPQVVAGPSGPQRLAGRLRNGLRKATDGLPGDARALLPGLVVGDTSRITPELDEAFRETDLTHTLAVSGSNLTILLALLIGPPGLAQRVERRGLAPRLGLSLRTTALLAGALTLGFVIVCRPDPSVLRAAACGTVALLALATGRRRSLIPALATAVLVLVLYDPWLARSYGFLLSVLATGALLVLAPRWSEALRRRRVPARFAEALAAAAAAQAVCAPVVAVLSARVSLVAVPCNLLAEVAVAPATVLGFGALATAQVAMPVAKMLAWGASWPAAWIARVARTGAALPGGGVDWPGSWAGALLLAAVTVAVVLAGRRLLRHPWLSGVLGVLLLLAVVRPVPLTRVITGWPPPGWRFAMCDVGQGDATVLAAGEGAGVVVDAGPDPALVDHCLRELGITRIPLVVLTHFHADHVAGLPGVLRGRSVAAIETTDFEEPADQAEFVRKEAAERHIPLTRAAAGEERRTGALAWQVLWPPAAPPPSQGPTPEPDGPNDASVALLVRSAGLRLLLLGDLEPPAQQELLRSPLAAELAGVDVLKVAHHGSAYQDPDLIRLAAPRVALISCGADNPYGHPAPATVAALRAGGAMVLRTDRDGALAVGGTGGARGEVRVARE comes from the coding sequence ATGAGCGGCGCACCGGACCGCGAGCTCTCGCGGCGCGGAGAAGCCTATGCGGCCTGGAGCAGCCCCACCGATCAGCGGCCACCGGCCCCGGCCGACCTGCGTCTGGTGCCGCCCGCACTCGCGGTCTGGGGGACGGCGGCGCTGACCGTGGACGCCGCGCCGGGCTGGAGCGTCGGGATCGCCATCGCCTGCCTGGTCGCCGGAGTCGCCGTGCTGTCGGCATCGAGGCCGGAGCGGTCGAGGCGGTCGTGGGCTCGGCTCGGCCGGCTCCGTGCCCCGATCGCCGCCGTGCTGCTCTGCGTCGCCGCGGCCGCAGCCTCGGCGGGGCTGCACGGAGCGGACGTACGGCGCGGGCCGGTGCCCGAGCTGGCCCGCCGGTTCGCCACCGTGACCGCCGAGGTCGAACTGACCGGTGATCCCTGGCTGAGCAGACCCCGGGTGCGGGGCGATCACGCGGCGCCGATCGCGGTGCTGGCCAGGGCGGAGGTGCTGCGCGTGGAGGAGGGCGACGGGGCGGGTGTGCGCACACGCAGCCCTGTGCTGGTGGTGGTCGACGCCGATGTTCCGGGGCCACGGGCACCTCCAACGGCGGATGCGTCCGCCGCGCCCGCCCCGCCGGGCCCGCGCGGTGCGCGTCCGGCCTGGCTCGGGCTGCTGCCGTCCACGCGGCTGCGGGTGCACGCCCGGCTGGCGCCCGCCCTGACCGGCGGCGACCGGACCGCGGCCGTACTGCGTGTGCGGAGCGAGCCGGCGCCGCAGGTCGTCGCGGGGCCGAGCGGGCCGCAGCGGCTGGCGGGACGGCTCAGGAACGGGCTGCGGAAGGCGACCGACGGGCTGCCGGGCGACGCCCGAGCACTGCTGCCCGGACTGGTCGTCGGGGACACCTCGCGGATCACCCCGGAACTGGACGAGGCCTTCAGGGAGACGGATCTGACACACACGCTGGCCGTCTCCGGCAGCAACCTCACGATCCTGCTCGCCCTGCTCATCGGGCCGCCCGGTCTGGCCCAGCGCGTCGAGCGCCGTGGACTCGCCCCGCGCCTGGGGCTCTCGCTGCGGACGACCGCGCTGCTCGCCGGAGCGCTCACGCTCGGCTTCGTGATCGTGTGCCGGCCCGACCCCAGCGTCCTGCGGGCCGCGGCCTGCGGCACGGTCGCCCTGCTCGCCCTGGCGACAGGACGCCGCAGATCCCTGATCCCGGCACTGGCCACGGCCGTCCTGGTGCTGGTCCTGTACGACCCGTGGCTGGCGCGCAGTTACGGCTTCCTGCTCTCCGTGCTGGCGACCGGCGCGCTGCTCGTGCTGGCGCCCCGCTGGAGCGAGGCGCTGCGGCGGCGCCGGGTGCCTGCCCGGTTCGCCGAGGCGCTGGCCGCGGCCGCCGCCGCGCAGGCCGTGTGCGCGCCGGTGGTGGCGGTGCTGTCGGCCAGGGTGAGCCTGGTGGCGGTGCCCTGCAATCTGTTGGCCGAGGTGGCGGTCGCCCCGGCCACGGTGCTGGGGTTCGGAGCGCTGGCGACGGCTCAGGTGGCGATGCCGGTGGCCAAGATGCTGGCCTGGGGAGCGAGTTGGCCCGCCGCATGGATCGCGAGGGTCGCCCGGACCGGGGCGGCGCTGCCCGGTGGGGGTGTGGACTGGCCGGGGAGCTGGGCCGGGGCGCTGTTGCTCGCGGCGGTCACCGTGGCCGTAGTCCTGGCCGGGCGGCGGCTGCTGCGCCACCCCTGGTTGTCCGGCGTGCTCGGCGTGCTGCTCCTGCTGGCGGTGGTGCGGCCGGTGCCGCTGACCCGGGTCATCACGGGGTGGCCGCCGCCGGGCTGGCGGTTCGCGATGTGCGACGTGGGCCAGGGCGACGCGACGGTGCTGGCGGCGGGCGAGGGAGCGGGCGTGGTCGTGGACGCGGGACCCGATCCCGCGCTGGTGGACCACTGCCTGCGGGAGCTGGGCATCACCCGCATCCCCCTGGTCGTCCTGACCCACTTCCACGCCGACCATGTCGCGGGCCTGCCCGGCGTCCTGCGGGGCCGCTCGGTGGCCGCCATCGAGACCACGGACTTCGAAGAACCGGCGGACCAGGCCGAGTTCGTGAGAAAGGAGGCGGCCGAACGGCACATCCCGCTCACCCGGGCCGCGGCCGGGGAGGAACGGCGCACCGGAGCGCTCGCCTGGCAGGTGCTGTGGCCGCCCGCGGCCCCACCTCCCAGCCAGGGCCCGACGCCGGAGCCGGACGGCCCGAACGACGCCAGTGTCGCCTTGCTCGTACGGTCCGCCGGACTGCGGCTGCTGCTGCTCGGGGATCTCGAACCCCCGGCCCAGCAGGAGCTGTTGAGGTCGCCGCTGGCGGCCGAACTGGCCGGCGTGGACGTCCTGAAAGTGGCCCATCACGGCTCGGCCTATCAGGACCCCGACCTGATACGCCTGGCGGCTCCCCGGGTGGCACTCATCTCTTGCGGCGCCGACAACCCTTATGGCCACCCGGCACCGGCGACCGTGGCCGCGCTGCGGGCCGGCGGCGCGATGGTGCTGCGCACGGACCGCGACGGGGCACTGGCGGTGGGCGGGACCGGAGGGGCGAGAGGGGAGGTGCGGGTGGCCCGGGAGTGA
- a CDS encoding ComEA family DNA-binding protein, with the protein MALRSRSRTANPTSGPGRGPASDGRLRRRRTDRGPARHRAPAQAEELRRRAELLFGERAVQWRESANAPPHAQTPAPTATVTGAAPGLRTAAVTAAPGVRPASTAPPGSRAAGTMPPRTGRARAPSTEPRPAVRTTEEELTGRARHSEPTEPLVPSLRERAGLALRERLPVWLQLRCGVERRGVVALAVVLVAAVVFAVQHFWAGRTQPVSAPRVVRAEAPYAKKDEEAKSRGSVSRGSVSSAATAAGEIVVDVGGKVRRPGIRRLPAGSRVADALRAAGGVRPGVNTDGLNRARFLVDGEQVLVGGPPGAAVAPPGPGSGAGSAPAGTGPAAPVSLNTATADQLDTLPGVGPVLAQHIIDYRTRHGGFRSVGELRQVNGIGDRRFSDLRSLVRP; encoded by the coding sequence ATGGCACTTCGATCACGTTCACGCACAGCCAATCCGACCAGCGGACCGGGCCGCGGCCCCGCCTCCGACGGGCGCCTCCGACGGCGCCGCACCGACCGCGGCCCCGCCCGCCACCGGGCGCCCGCCCAGGCGGAGGAGCTGCGTCGCCGCGCGGAACTCCTTTTCGGTGAACGAGCCGTGCAATGGCGCGAGTCGGCGAACGCTCCACCGCACGCGCAGACTCCCGCACCTACGGCGACCGTGACGGGAGCGGCGCCCGGGTTGCGCACAGCGGCGGTGACGGCGGCGCCCGGGGTACGTCCGGCGAGCACGGCGCCGCCCGGATCGCGTGCGGCGGGCACGATGCCGCCCCGAACGGGCAGGGCGCGCGCTCCGTCCACTGAGCCCCGGCCGGCTGTCAGGACCACCGAGGAGGAACTGACCGGTCGGGCGCGACATTCGGAGCCGACGGAGCCTCTCGTACCGAGTCTGCGGGAGCGGGCCGGGCTCGCTCTGCGGGAGCGGTTGCCGGTGTGGTTGCAGCTGCGATGCGGCGTGGAGCGGCGGGGAGTGGTCGCGCTCGCAGTGGTGCTAGTGGCAGCCGTCGTCTTCGCCGTCCAGCACTTCTGGGCCGGCCGGACGCAGCCTGTGAGCGCCCCTCGAGTGGTGCGTGCGGAAGCGCCCTACGCCAAGAAGGACGAAGAGGCGAAGTCCCGCGGCTCCGTGTCCCGCGGCTCCGTGAGCTCGGCGGCGACCGCGGCCGGCGAGATCGTCGTGGACGTCGGCGGCAAGGTCCGCAGGCCGGGGATCCGGCGGTTGCCGGCCGGTTCACGCGTGGCCGACGCGCTGCGCGCGGCGGGCGGGGTCCGGCCGGGCGTGAACACCGACGGGCTCAACCGGGCCCGCTTCCTCGTGGACGGCGAGCAGGTCCTGGTCGGCGGACCTCCAGGGGCGGCGGTCGCTCCGCCCGGACCGGGGAGTGGTGCGGGCTCCGCCCCGGCGGGTACGGGACCCGCGGCCCCGGTCTCTCTCAACACGGCGACCGCGGACCAGCTCGACACCTTGCCCGGAGTCGGCCCCGTGCTCGCCCAGCACATCATCGACTACCGCACCCGGCACGGTGGTTTCCGCTCGGTGGGAGAACTGCGCCAGGTCAACGGCATCGGCGATCGTCGCTTCTCCGACCTGCGCAGTCTGGTGCGGCCATGA